Proteins encoded in a region of the Tepidibacillus fermentans genome:
- a CDS encoding transposase yields MEKRNRYISESKTKVVLEVLRKEQTVNEIATKYELNQVMISRWKAEFLERASIVYEKGP; encoded by the coding sequence ATGGAAAAGAGAAATCGATATATCTCAGAATCTAAAACAAAAGTTGTTCTCGAGGTCTTGCGAAAAGAACAGACCGTTAACGAGATTGCTACAAAATATGAGTTGAATCAAGTTATGATCAGTCGCTGGAAAGCTGAATTTTTAGAACGTGCCTCAATCGTATACGAGAAAGGACCGTGA